One Nitrospira sp. DNA window includes the following coding sequences:
- a CDS encoding SSU ribosomal protein S16p, producing MAVHLRLTRTGRHKRPMYRVIAADSRKPRDGRFLEILGIFDPLKNPAVPELKSERVLTWLRHGAQPTTTVRTLLKRHGVWKQFEAEKAEKSKRVKV from the coding sequence GTGGCGGTTCATTTACGGTTGACCAGGACGGGACGACATAAGCGACCGATGTATCGGGTCATTGCGGCGGATTCCCGAAAACCGCGCGACGGGCGATTTCTGGAGATTCTCGGCATTTTCGATCCGCTGAAGAATCCGGCGGTGCCGGAGTTGAAGTCGGAGCGTGTGCTGACATGGTTGCGGCATGGGGCTCAGCCCACTACGACCGTGCGGACCCTCCTCAAACGGCATGGGGTGTGGAAGCAGTTCGAAGCCGAGAAGGCCGAGAAAAGTAAAAGGGTGAAAGTATAA
- a CDS encoding SOS-response repressor and protease LexA: protein MLSADLKKARQALGLTQEQLAGRLRTTRQTIARYELGTHKIPFAVRLAIDHLTTAAHIPLAGLVAAGDPIEPIPQTEVVEVPPGMVGRGETFALRVKGESMRDEGILPGDLVIVQKQHTARNGQTVIAILNNDATIKTYYRKGSTVELRPANDTMKPITVKPTDSLRIEGLVIGVIRYCTK from the coding sequence ATGCTCTCCGCCGACCTCAAGAAAGCGCGTCAGGCGCTGGGCTTGACCCAGGAACAACTCGCCGGCCGGCTGAGAACGACCCGCCAGACCATCGCGCGGTACGAACTCGGCACCCACAAGATTCCGTTTGCCGTTCGACTGGCGATCGATCACCTCACCACCGCGGCACACATTCCCCTGGCCGGTCTGGTGGCGGCCGGTGATCCGATCGAACCGATTCCCCAAACCGAAGTGGTCGAGGTCCCTCCCGGCATGGTGGGCCGCGGCGAGACGTTCGCCTTGCGGGTGAAGGGGGAGTCCATGCGCGATGAGGGGATTCTGCCTGGCGACCTTGTCATCGTCCAGAAACAGCACACGGCCAGAAACGGCCAGACGGTGATCGCGATCCTCAACAACGACGCCACGATCAAAACCTATTACCGCAAAGGCTCCACGGTCGAATTGCGTCCGGCGAATGACACCATGAAGCCGATTACGGTGAAACCGACGGATTCGCTGCGCATCGAGGGTCTGGTCATCGGCGTCATTCGCTACTGCACAAAATAA
- a CDS encoding Signal recognition particle protein Ffh — MLDALSEKFERILKKLRGQGVLTEENIAEALKEVRLALLEADVNFKVVKEFLDRVREKAVGQEVLKSLTPGHQVVKVVWDELRGMMGGERSGISLAARPPTVVMMVGLQGAGKTTTSGKLARLFKGQGKRVLLVAADPRRPAAGDQLASLGRDLGIDVQRFDQVDASRADVVRICERGVQRGQEQGYDLIVLDTGGRLHVDDELMAELVAVKQAVNPHEVLLVADAMTGQDAVNMASRFDQQVGLTGVILTKVEGDARGGAVLSIRAVTGKPIKFLGMGEKLDALEPFHPDRMASRILGMGDVLSLIEKAQDTFSREEAEAAQKKLTSNTFTLEDFRSQLGQMNRLGSFEQILGMLPGGQKLKDLANSGLPEKEMKRVAAMIDSMTMRERRDHTVINGSRKKRIARGSGTSVQEVNRLIKQFLQARKIAKVMSGAGGRRQLAQMFRGM, encoded by the coding sequence GTGCTCGACGCATTGAGCGAAAAATTCGAACGGATTCTGAAGAAACTTCGCGGGCAGGGTGTGCTCACGGAGGAGAATATCGCCGAGGCGCTGAAAGAAGTTCGTCTGGCGTTGCTTGAAGCCGACGTCAACTTCAAAGTCGTCAAGGAGTTCTTGGACCGCGTGCGTGAGAAGGCGGTCGGTCAGGAAGTCTTGAAGAGCCTGACTCCCGGCCATCAGGTCGTCAAGGTCGTCTGGGACGAACTCCGCGGCATGATGGGCGGTGAACGGAGCGGCATCAGCCTCGCCGCCCGGCCGCCGACGGTCGTCATGATGGTGGGATTGCAAGGGGCAGGGAAAACGACGACCTCCGGCAAGCTGGCCCGGCTGTTCAAGGGCCAGGGAAAACGGGTGTTGCTCGTGGCGGCCGATCCGCGCCGACCTGCGGCTGGCGATCAGCTTGCCAGCCTGGGGCGTGATCTCGGCATCGATGTCCAGCGGTTCGATCAAGTCGATGCCTCGCGCGCCGATGTGGTCCGTATTTGCGAGCGCGGGGTGCAGCGCGGCCAGGAACAGGGCTATGACCTCATCGTGCTGGATACCGGCGGCCGTTTGCACGTCGATGATGAGTTGATGGCCGAACTTGTGGCGGTCAAGCAGGCGGTGAACCCCCACGAGGTGCTGTTGGTGGCCGATGCCATGACCGGTCAGGATGCCGTCAACATGGCGAGCCGGTTCGATCAGCAGGTGGGGCTTACCGGCGTCATCCTGACGAAGGTCGAGGGAGACGCCCGCGGCGGCGCCGTGCTTTCTATCCGAGCCGTCACCGGCAAGCCGATCAAGTTTCTCGGGATGGGGGAAAAGCTCGATGCCTTGGAGCCCTTCCATCCGGATCGGATGGCCTCGCGCATTCTCGGGATGGGCGATGTCCTCTCGTTGATCGAAAAGGCGCAGGATACGTTTTCACGGGAAGAGGCCGAAGCCGCTCAAAAGAAACTGACCAGCAACACCTTCACGTTGGAAGATTTTCGCTCTCAACTCGGCCAGATGAATCGGCTGGGTTCGTTCGAGCAGATCCTGGGGATGCTGCCGGGCGGGCAGAAGCTGAAAGACCTCGCGAACAGCGGGTTGCCTGAAAAAGAGATGAAGCGGGTCGCGGCCATGATCGATTCCATGACCATGCGTGAACGACGCGACCATACCGTGATCAACGGCAGCCGAAAGAAGCGGATTGCGCGCGGCAGCGGGACGAGCGTGCAGGAGGTCAACCGGTTGATCAAGCAGTTTTTGCAGGCGCGGAAGATCGCCAAGGTCATGTCGGGTGCCGGGGGACGGCGTCAATTGGCTCAAATGTTTCGCGGAATGTGA
- a CDS encoding FKBP-type peptidyl-prolyl cis-trans isomerase SlyD, whose product MSYGRSLLLGMVVAVACQVFGEEAYAQSELAIADGMKVSLEYILTLPDKSVADSNVGQAPITFVQGAHEIVPGLEKALDGMKAGQKRRIDVAAQDAYGPYNNKLRQTVEKDKLPKDVKVGDILQAADGRLVKVLEVNDKKVVIDLNHPLAGKALTFDVNILKVERGDASDAPESKTP is encoded by the coding sequence ATGAGCTATGGACGGAGTCTATTGCTGGGCATGGTGGTGGCCGTGGCTTGCCAGGTATTCGGCGAGGAAGCCTACGCGCAAAGCGAACTGGCGATCGCCGACGGCATGAAGGTGTCGTTGGAATATATCTTGACGCTTCCGGACAAGTCCGTAGCCGACTCGAATGTCGGCCAGGCGCCGATCACGTTCGTGCAGGGGGCCCATGAGATTGTCCCCGGTCTTGAAAAGGCCCTCGACGGCATGAAGGCAGGACAGAAGCGGCGCATCGATGTGGCGGCGCAAGACGCCTATGGACCGTACAACAACAAGTTGCGGCAGACCGTCGAGAAAGACAAGCTTCCCAAGGATGTGAAGGTGGGGGATATTCTGCAGGCAGCGGACGGCCGGTTGGTCAAAGTTCTGGAAGTGAACGACAAGAAGGTCGTCATCGATCTCAATCATCCGCTGGCCGGAAAGGCGCTCACCTTCGATGTGAACATCCTCAAGGTCGAAAGGGGCGACGCGTCTGACGCTCCGGAAAGCAAGACGCCGTAA
- a CDS encoding Glucose-1-phosphate cytidylyltransferase: MKVVLFCGGLGLRLRDYSDKIPKPMVPIGYRPIIWHLMKYYAHFGHTEFILCLGHGGDTIKEYFLNYNECISNDFVLSEGGKSIRLLNADIQGWRITFVDTGIGTTIGQRLKFVERHIGDDNMFLANYSDGLTDLPLPEQFAHFMMHDKVASFLCVTPRLSCHLVELTRDGRVSGIQEFTHSQVRINGGFFMFKREIFQYLRDGEELVQEPFRRLIEQNQLVGYEYDGFWASMDTFKDKMLLDDLYARDKAPWALWKQRANLDPGDGYLGMQGYLKKAKGF, translated from the coding sequence ATGAAGGTCGTCTTGTTTTGCGGAGGCCTCGGCCTGCGTCTGCGGGATTATTCCGACAAGATTCCCAAACCGATGGTGCCGATCGGTTATCGGCCGATCATCTGGCACCTCATGAAGTACTACGCGCATTTCGGCCATACGGAATTCATTCTCTGTCTGGGGCACGGCGGCGATACGATCAAAGAATATTTCCTCAATTACAACGAATGTATTTCGAATGACTTCGTGCTGAGCGAGGGGGGGAAGTCCATCCGGTTGTTGAATGCCGACATTCAAGGTTGGCGGATCACGTTCGTAGACACCGGAATCGGCACCACGATCGGCCAGCGTCTTAAGTTCGTGGAGCGCCATATCGGCGACGACAACATGTTTCTCGCCAACTACTCGGACGGCCTTACGGATTTGCCGCTGCCGGAACAGTTTGCCCATTTTATGATGCACGACAAGGTCGCGAGCTTCCTCTGCGTGACGCCGCGGCTGAGTTGCCACTTGGTGGAACTGACGCGGGATGGGAGGGTGTCCGGCATCCAGGAGTTCACCCATTCACAGGTCCGTATCAACGGCGGGTTCTTCATGTTCAAGCGGGAGATTTTTCAATACTTGAGAGACGGGGAGGAATTGGTCCAGGAGCCTTTCCGGAGACTCATCGAACAGAACCAGTTGGTCGGCTATGAATATGACGGGTTCTGGGCCTCGATGGACACGTTCAAAGACAAGATGCTGTTGGACGACCTGTATGCCCGCGACAAGGCACCTTGGGCCCTGTGGAAACAGCGCGCGAATCTCGATCCCGGCGACGGATACCTCGGTATGCAGGGGTATCTCAAGAAGGCGAAGGGATTTTAG
- a CDS encoding PDZ domain (also known as DHR or GLGF), with protein sequence MRCRLLIPVGKLQHTTAGLIFGLGFALFATAGLADDMPDERNHLAQLLRMVSSDRMLADIRRLSGPEFNGRQTGTSDDLSSAEFVQHRFMDLNRQRATASGSPTEAEGLPNREVIQSAPVRVTTIGHDPLLQVSLVADHQPASIGTDYLPVLDSPSADLQAPLVFVGYGISDPTGGFDEYAGLDVRNKVVLFLRGKPERYGKQVSHADKERTARERGAIGYLTAVGPILNAYETRRGVTGRPSAFYGLPAPEQVIPGAWISTTLASAILNTPGPDGADRLRTFQQQLNETMTPRSLATGLSVKMLWRSLQQDGTLHNGILIISGRDPARRDEAIVIGAHRDHFGKQGGLLFAGADDNASGTAVLLEVARVLASVPNGLKRSIVLVSFSGEEQGLLGSTLYVTQPAVPLRSTLAMVNVDHAAVGNGRLTVGVTGLEKTVAQQAGQQAGLADIIDLFGFFPGGDHVPFKEAGVPTVTVVSGGIHPHFHQPTDTADTVDPDILSAAARYVLALAWQLADAP encoded by the coding sequence ATGCGATGCCGTCTCCTCATACCAGTTGGGAAGCTCCAACATACAACCGCCGGGCTCATATTCGGCCTCGGATTCGCCCTGTTTGCCACGGCGGGTCTCGCTGACGACATGCCTGACGAACGCAACCACCTCGCGCAACTGTTGCGCATGGTTTCCAGCGACCGCATGCTGGCAGACATCCGTAGGCTGAGCGGGCCGGAGTTCAATGGTCGCCAAACCGGCACCTCCGACGACCTGTCGTCCGCCGAATTCGTTCAGCATCGGTTCATGGACCTGAACCGGCAGCGCGCGACGGCCTCCGGTTCCCCGACCGAGGCAGAGGGACTCCCAAACCGAGAAGTGATCCAATCCGCTCCAGTCCGCGTCACGACGATCGGCCACGATCCTCTCCTGCAGGTCTCACTCGTAGCCGACCATCAGCCCGCCTCGATCGGCACCGATTACCTCCCCGTCCTCGATTCTCCGTCGGCCGATCTGCAGGCCCCTCTTGTGTTCGTGGGCTACGGCATCTCCGATCCCACCGGCGGATTCGATGAATATGCCGGACTCGACGTCCGGAACAAAGTGGTGCTGTTCCTCCGAGGCAAACCGGAACGCTACGGCAAACAAGTTTCCCATGCGGACAAGGAACGCACGGCGCGCGAGCGAGGAGCTATCGGTTACCTCACGGCCGTCGGTCCGATCTTGAATGCCTATGAAACTCGTCGTGGTGTGACCGGGCGACCGAGCGCCTTCTACGGCTTGCCCGCCCCTGAGCAGGTGATTCCCGGCGCCTGGATCAGTACCACGCTTGCCTCGGCCATTCTCAACACACCAGGGCCGGACGGCGCCGACCGGTTGCGCACCTTTCAGCAGCAACTCAACGAAACCATGACGCCGCGCTCGCTGGCCACCGGCCTGTCCGTCAAGATGTTGTGGCGCAGCCTGCAGCAGGACGGCACCCTCCACAACGGAATCTTGATCATCAGCGGGCGGGATCCGGCACGCCGGGACGAAGCGATTGTGATCGGCGCACATCGTGATCACTTTGGGAAACAGGGGGGTCTGCTCTTCGCAGGCGCCGACGACAATGCGTCGGGCACCGCCGTACTCCTGGAAGTGGCGCGGGTGTTGGCGTCGGTTCCGAACGGCCTCAAACGTTCGATTGTCTTGGTGTCGTTCAGCGGCGAAGAACAGGGGTTGCTGGGCTCCACCCTGTATGTGACTCAACCGGCCGTGCCGCTACGCTCCACCCTCGCAATGGTCAATGTGGATCACGCCGCGGTCGGAAACGGGCGTCTCACCGTCGGCGTGACCGGCCTGGAAAAAACCGTCGCACAACAGGCGGGACAACAGGCAGGACTCGCAGACATCATCGACCTGTTCGGCTTCTTCCCCGGCGGAGACCACGTGCCGTTCAAGGAGGCGGGAGTTCCCACGGTGACGGTCGTGAGCGGCGGAATTCATCCGCACTTTCATCAACCCACCGATACTGCGGACACCGTCGATCCCGACATTCTCTCAGCCGCGGCCCGTTACGTACTCGCGTTGGCCTGGCAACTCGCCGATGCCCCCTAG
- a CDS encoding ATP-dependent RNA helicase, with product MVSFAELSLTSFLADRLRQAGFTAPTPIQKAAIPLALEGRDLLAQAKTGSGKTLAFLIPLIERAVREGWNASGRASAAAPHAGSARLPRALVLAPTRELALQIDMELRKYAQPAVTSLALYGGVPIERHYRALRQPPLIVIGTPGRLLDVAGSRHLDLRGVEYVVMDEADQMLDRGFLRDIQRILQLLPAQRQTLLFSATFSPEIQTLAESMLKNPARTAVDQGVNTPTTITHAYYVVPSESSRVQLIHTLLQQTATDEQSMVFCDQKYKVKRLAARLGGEPASVGAITGNHSQAQRERTLTAFRSGRLRSLVATDVAARGLDVPSVSQVIHYELPGNPTSYVHRTGRTGRAERSGATLLILSPQEEHEYLAMVRRLRIQTKRLTLPALAVLPTPASEPQQNGHQRHEGRGRESRPHRGGERRDPMSQDSRDRQGRRGWRTDRPAAPRRGQ from the coding sequence ATGGTTTCGTTTGCCGAATTGTCCCTTACATCGTTTCTTGCCGACCGTCTCAGACAGGCCGGCTTTACCGCACCGACCCCTATCCAGAAGGCCGCCATTCCGCTGGCGTTGGAAGGCCGGGATCTGTTGGCTCAGGCCAAGACCGGAAGTGGGAAAACGCTGGCGTTTCTCATTCCATTGATTGAACGGGCCGTCCGAGAAGGATGGAACGCCTCCGGCCGGGCGTCGGCTGCCGCACCCCATGCCGGGTCGGCCAGGTTGCCGCGGGCGCTCGTGCTGGCGCCGACCCGCGAGTTGGCCCTTCAAATCGACATGGAACTCCGAAAATATGCGCAGCCGGCTGTGACTTCTTTGGCCCTGTATGGCGGCGTTCCCATCGAGCGGCATTACCGGGCCCTTCGGCAGCCGCCGTTGATCGTGATCGGAACGCCGGGCCGCCTGTTGGATGTAGCGGGCTCTCGCCACCTGGACCTGCGCGGTGTCGAGTATGTGGTCATGGACGAAGCCGATCAAATGTTGGATCGCGGCTTCCTGCGCGACATCCAGCGCATTCTGCAGTTGTTGCCTGCGCAGCGGCAGACGCTGCTCTTTTCGGCGACCTTCTCGCCGGAGATCCAGACGCTGGCGGAATCGATGCTGAAGAACCCGGCTCGAACCGCAGTGGATCAGGGGGTGAATACGCCGACCACGATCACCCACGCCTATTACGTGGTGCCGAGCGAGTCCTCGAGGGTGCAACTGATCCATACGTTGCTTCAGCAGACGGCGACCGACGAACAGTCGATGGTCTTTTGCGATCAAAAATATAAAGTGAAACGATTAGCCGCCCGCTTGGGCGGTGAACCGGCTTCGGTGGGGGCGATTACCGGGAACCATTCACAGGCTCAACGGGAGCGTACCCTCACCGCATTCAGGTCCGGGCGTCTGCGGTCGCTGGTGGCGACCGATGTGGCGGCGAGAGGATTGGATGTGCCGTCCGTATCGCAGGTCATTCATTACGAACTGCCCGGCAATCCCACGTCGTACGTCCATCGCACCGGTCGAACGGGCCGTGCCGAACGATCCGGCGCGACCCTCTTGATTCTCTCACCGCAAGAGGAGCATGAATACTTGGCCATGGTTCGCCGTTTGCGAATCCAAACGAAACGGCTGACACTGCCCGCATTGGCGGTGTTGCCGACTCCCGCAAGCGAGCCTCAGCAAAACGGCCATCAGCGGCACGAGGGACGAGGCCGCGAGTCTCGGCCCCATCGGGGAGGAGAACGTCGAGATCCGATGTCCCAGGATTCGCGGGACCGGCAGGGTCGTCGAGGCTGGCGTACCGATCGTCCGGCCGCTCCGCGTCGCGGCCAATAG
- a CDS encoding Excinuclease ABC subunit B: protein MSVLRCEAMPPFKLEAPFKPCGDQGQAIEKLTAGVLAGKQHQVLLGVTGSGKTFTMANVVERVQKPTLVLVHNKTLAGQLYQEFKQFFPHNAVEYFISYYDYYQPEAYIPQSDTYIAKDASINDAIDQMRHAATTSLLQRNDVLIVSSVSCIYGLGSPEVYHDMLVYLEEGMETRREKILAKLVDIQYARNDVDFHRGTFRARGDVIEIFPASSEAKSVRIELFGDVVDAIHEIDPLTGKSLGKLPKIAVYPNTHYLIAPDRYERAITGIEEELEARVAAFRKTGQLLEAQRIEQRTKFDLEMIRAMGYCHGIENYSRHLSGRAPGEPPPTLLDYFPKDFLLIVDESHATVPQVGGMYEGDFSRKRTLVDYGFRLPSAVDNRPLKFAEFERMLKQVIYVSATPGPYELDHAKGEVVEQIIRPTGLMDPLIDVRSAKGQVDNLLAEVRAEAVKGNRVLVTTLTKRMAEDLTEYYHDLGVKVRYLHSDIKTLERAEIIRDLRRGVFDVLVGINLLREGLDLPEVGLVAILDADKEGYLRSHRSLIQTAGRAARNVDGRVIFYGDTVTDSMRLAMEETARRRHIQEAYNRAHGITPESIKKSIPTLDYAAAELDYVQLDLAAEAPAVYKTDEDVAQLVQRLEGEMKAAAKKLEFERAAELRNRIRTLKMKDLELKL, encoded by the coding sequence ATGTCCGTGCTAAGATGCGAGGCGATGCCTCCGTTCAAACTGGAAGCTCCCTTCAAACCTTGCGGTGATCAGGGACAGGCCATTGAAAAGCTGACGGCCGGGGTGCTGGCCGGGAAGCAGCATCAGGTCTTGCTCGGCGTCACCGGCTCCGGCAAGACCTTCACGATGGCCAATGTGGTCGAACGGGTGCAGAAGCCGACGCTCGTGCTCGTGCACAACAAGACCCTGGCCGGCCAGCTCTACCAGGAGTTCAAACAGTTCTTCCCCCACAATGCCGTTGAATACTTCATCAGTTACTACGACTATTACCAGCCGGAAGCCTACATCCCGCAGAGCGACACCTACATTGCGAAGGATGCCTCGATCAACGACGCGATCGACCAGATGCGCCATGCGGCCACCACGTCGTTGCTGCAGCGCAATGATGTGCTGATCGTGTCGTCGGTCTCCTGCATCTACGGCCTCGGCTCGCCGGAGGTCTACCACGATATGCTGGTCTACCTGGAAGAGGGGATGGAGACCAGGCGCGAAAAGATCCTGGCGAAGTTGGTGGATATTCAGTATGCCCGCAATGATGTGGATTTTCATCGTGGGACCTTCCGCGCGCGTGGCGATGTCATTGAGATTTTTCCGGCTTCGTCGGAAGCGAAATCCGTACGCATCGAACTCTTTGGGGATGTGGTCGATGCCATCCATGAGATCGATCCGCTCACCGGGAAATCGCTGGGCAAGTTGCCGAAGATCGCCGTCTACCCGAATACGCACTATCTGATTGCGCCGGATCGCTACGAACGGGCGATCACGGGAATCGAGGAGGAGTTGGAGGCGCGGGTGGCTGCGTTCAGAAAAACCGGGCAACTGCTGGAGGCGCAACGGATCGAACAACGCACCAAGTTTGATTTGGAAATGATCCGCGCCATGGGTTATTGCCATGGGATCGAAAACTATTCGCGCCATTTGAGCGGGCGCGCACCGGGTGAGCCGCCGCCGACGCTGTTGGACTATTTTCCCAAGGACTTTCTGTTGATCGTCGATGAATCACACGCGACCGTGCCGCAGGTGGGCGGTATGTACGAGGGCGATTTTTCGCGGAAACGGACCCTCGTGGATTATGGATTCCGGTTGCCGTCGGCCGTCGACAATCGCCCGCTGAAGTTTGCCGAATTCGAGCGGATGCTGAAGCAGGTGATCTACGTGTCGGCCACGCCCGGGCCGTATGAGTTGGACCATGCCAAGGGCGAGGTCGTCGAACAGATCATCCGCCCGACCGGCCTGATGGATCCGCTCATCGACGTGCGTTCGGCCAAGGGGCAGGTGGACAATCTGCTGGCCGAGGTGCGGGCGGAAGCGGTGAAGGGGAACCGTGTGTTGGTCACGACCCTGACCAAGCGGATGGCCGAAGACCTCACGGAGTATTATCACGACCTCGGCGTGAAGGTGCGTTATCTGCATTCGGACATCAAGACGCTGGAACGGGCGGAGATCATTCGCGACCTCCGGCGCGGCGTTTTCGATGTGCTGGTCGGGATCAATCTGTTGCGGGAGGGTTTAGACCTTCCCGAGGTCGGCTTGGTTGCGATTCTGGACGCGGACAAGGAGGGCTATCTCCGCTCGCATCGGTCGCTGATTCAAACGGCGGGACGTGCGGCGCGGAATGTGGACGGGCGGGTCATTTTTTACGGCGATACGGTCACCGATTCGATGCGATTGGCCATGGAGGAGACCGCGCGCCGGCGCCATATCCAGGAGGCCTACAATAGGGCCCATGGGATTACGCCGGAGAGCATCAAGAAAAGCATCCCGACGCTCGACTATGCGGCGGCCGAGTTGGATTATGTCCAGCTGGACCTGGCGGCTGAAGCGCCGGCAGTCTACAAGACCGACGAGGATGTGGCGCAGTTGGTGCAGCGGCTGGAGGGGGAGATGAAAGCGGCTGCGAAGAAACTGGAGTTCGAGCGGGCGGCGGAGCTACGGAATCGCATTCGTACGCTGAAGATGAAGGATCTTGAACTCAAGTTGTGA
- a CDS encoding RNA-binding region RNP-1, which translates to MGSKIYVGGLPYSTTEQQLSDLFAVHGAVTSARIITDKFTGQSRGFGFVEMSADSEAQAAINALNGTQFGGRTLTVNEARPQEPRSGGGGRGMGGGRH; encoded by the coding sequence ATGGGTTCGAAGATCTACGTTGGCGGCTTGCCATATTCAACCACCGAGCAGCAATTAAGCGACCTGTTCGCGGTGCATGGGGCCGTGACGTCGGCGCGCATCATCACGGACAAATTTACCGGACAGTCTCGGGGCTTCGGCTTCGTGGAAATGTCGGCGGATTCCGAGGCGCAAGCTGCGATCAACGCATTGAACGGGACGCAATTCGGTGGCCGCACCTTGACCGTGAACGAAGCCCGCCCGCAGGAGCCCCGATCCGGTGGCGGAGGCCGTGGAATGGGCGGAGGTCGGCACTAA